One stretch of Weissella koreensis KACC 15510 DNA includes these proteins:
- a CDS encoding ABC transporter ATP-binding protein, which yields MADFWKAIKFFARYFKRFKLGLFLVVVFTILSTYLQVKAPVYMGNSIKEMGNYLFVKLNPMTAANASLDKFHHALWMMIAFVLMMAVSMLIMGVIQSLISAHSVNDMRTGLFAKLQRMTIRYFDEHQDGEILARFTSDLDNIFNAMNQAIFQLFSQIALMVGIIIMMFQQNVKMAWVTMASTPVALLIAILVIIQAKKYVDLQQSEVGHLNGYINEQINGERVIITNGLQEESIEQFTEHNNNVRTATFKGQVWSGILFPLMSGMSLINTAIVIFFGGSMALNGDLSRATALGLIVMFMSFSQQYYQPITNITSTYNMLQLAITGAHRLSEVFDQVDEVTPENGHVLKGIEKQVKLDNVHFGYQPNREILHGVSVEVDKGQMVALVGPTGSGKTTVMNLLNRFYDVDAGSVSFDGVDVRDMDLKSLRDHVGIVLQDSVLFSGTIRDNIVFGKPNATNEEMISAAKQANIHEFIETLPDGYDTKVDDENSVFSTGQKQLLSIARTILTNPDLLILDEATSNVDTVTEAKIQKAMEAVIQGRTSFVIAHRLKTILSADKIVVLKDGEVIEEGNHQELLAEKGFYAELYTNQMVFE from the coding sequence ATGGCAGATTTTTGGAAAGCAATTAAGTTCTTTGCACGATATTTCAAGCGCTTTAAGTTAGGCTTGTTCCTGGTGGTAGTTTTTACCATCCTTTCAACCTATCTTCAAGTTAAAGCTCCCGTTTATATGGGAAACTCAATTAAAGAGATGGGGAATTATCTCTTTGTTAAGTTGAATCCAATGACGGCAGCGAATGCCAGTTTAGACAAATTCCATCATGCATTATGGATGATGATTGCTTTTGTTTTGATGATGGCCGTTTCAATGTTGATCATGGGAGTGATTCAATCACTGATTTCAGCTCATTCTGTTAATGATATGCGAACGGGATTGTTTGCTAAGTTGCAACGCATGACAATTCGTTATTTTGATGAACACCAAGATGGTGAAATTTTGGCACGCTTTACATCCGATTTGGATAATATTTTCAACGCGATGAATCAAGCTATTTTCCAATTGTTTTCACAGATTGCATTGATGGTGGGAATCATTATTATGATGTTCCAACAAAATGTTAAAATGGCTTGGGTTACAATGGCATCAACGCCGGTTGCGTTGTTAATTGCCATTTTGGTAATTATCCAAGCTAAAAAATATGTTGATTTGCAACAAAGTGAAGTTGGGCATTTGAACGGTTACATTAATGAACAAATTAATGGGGAACGCGTGATTATTACCAATGGTTTGCAAGAAGAATCAATTGAACAATTTACAGAACACAATAATAATGTCCGTACAGCAACTTTTAAGGGGCAGGTATGGTCTGGAATTTTGTTCCCATTAATGTCTGGAATGAGTTTGATTAATACGGCAATTGTAATTTTCTTTGGTGGTTCTATGGCGTTGAATGGTGATTTATCACGTGCAACAGCCCTAGGTTTGATTGTGATGTTCATGTCATTTTCACAACAATACTACCAACCAATCACCAATATCACTTCAACATATAACATGTTACAATTGGCCATTACTGGAGCTCATCGTTTGTCAGAAGTCTTTGACCAAGTCGATGAGGTTACACCTGAAAATGGGCATGTGCTAAAAGGAATTGAAAAGCAAGTTAAGCTGGACAATGTTCATTTTGGTTACCAACCTAATCGAGAAATTTTGCATGGTGTCTCAGTTGAGGTCGATAAGGGTCAGATGGTGGCGTTAGTTGGTCCGACTGGATCAGGTAAAACGACAGTGATGAATTTATTGAACCGCTTTTATGACGTTGATGCTGGGTCAGTTTCATTTGATGGTGTGGATGTTCGTGATATGGATTTGAAGAGCTTACGAGATCATGTAGGAATTGTTTTGCAGGATTCAGTTTTGTTCTCCGGAACTATCCGGGATAACATTGTGTTTGGTAAGCCAAATGCTACCAATGAAGAAATGATCAGTGCAGCTAAACAAGCTAATATTCATGAATTCATTGAGACTTTACCAGATGGTTATGATACGAAGGTTGACGATGAAAATTCAGTCTTCTCAACTGGTCAGAAGCAATTATTGTCAATTGCTCGGACTATTTTAACCAATCCAGACTTGTTAATTTTGGATGAAGCCACATCAAACGTTGATACGGTGACGGAAGCTAAAATTCAAAAAGCGATGGAGGCTGTGATTCAAGGTCGGACCAGCTTTGTGATTGCGCATCGTTTGAAGACTATTTTGTCAGCTGATAAAATTGTGGTCTTAAAAGATGGTGAAGTGATCGAAGAAGGTAACCACCAAGAACTATTAGCTGAAAAAGGGTTCTATGCTGAGTTATATACCAACCAGATGGTATTTGAATAA
- a CDS encoding ABC transporter ATP-binding protein has product MDLLKPYLGKYKGDLAITVISVIVMAGAALWQPRLLQEVMTAITQDKMSRVNAIGIQLIVVAVIGLIAGTVNAIFAAKVAQNIAADVREKTYRKIQTFSFADIERFSVGNLVVRLTNDIQQIQTLVMTSLQALLRMPILFIGALYLAIKTLPDLWWIIVIMVITVILITAFVFAKMGPLFGKIQGLIEKTNNLAKENLQGVRVVKSFNQEKNVQENFDAASGELNDVNVKIGYLFSVMSPLFTMVSQLAIAGSIWFVGNQVGKHPLWIASVSSFTNYLMQIMMAVIIGGMVMSFAARGLVSIKRIKEVIDTEPTMTFEQDVPEQDLVGSVEFDDVSFSYPNDDMVVLKDISFKAQAGEMIGIVGATGSGKTTLAQLMARLFDPSKGTVKIGGVDLKQVNEKSLRQTVSYVLQRATLFSGKIADNLRQGKNDATEHDMKRATEIAQAAEFIERYEDVYDHPVEERSSNFSGGQKQRLSIARGVIADPKILILDDSTSALDAKSEKLVKEALDRDLKDTTTFIIAEKISSVINADRILVLDEGKLVGMGSHQELIKNSAVYQEIYATQKAQEVNN; this is encoded by the coding sequence ATGGATTTATTAAAACCTTATCTTGGTAAATATAAAGGGGATCTGGCTATCACTGTTATATCAGTAATTGTTATGGCCGGAGCTGCTTTATGGCAACCAAGATTACTACAAGAAGTCATGACGGCTATCACTCAAGATAAGATGAGCCGTGTTAATGCAATTGGTATTCAATTAATTGTGGTCGCTGTCATTGGGTTAATTGCTGGAACCGTAAATGCAATTTTTGCGGCAAAAGTGGCACAAAACATTGCAGCAGATGTTCGTGAAAAAACTTATCGTAAAATTCAGACCTTCTCTTTTGCGGATATTGAACGTTTTTCCGTGGGAAATTTGGTTGTGCGTCTAACTAATGATATTCAACAAATTCAAACATTAGTTATGACCTCACTTCAAGCTTTGCTTCGAATGCCTATTTTGTTTATCGGAGCTTTATATTTAGCCATTAAGACATTACCTGATCTTTGGTGGATCATTGTCATTATGGTTATTACCGTAATTTTAATTACAGCATTTGTCTTTGCTAAAATGGGACCTTTGTTTGGTAAAATTCAAGGATTGATTGAAAAAACGAATAACCTCGCTAAGGAAAATCTCCAAGGTGTACGAGTGGTTAAGTCATTTAATCAAGAGAAAAATGTCCAAGAAAATTTTGATGCGGCTTCTGGTGAATTGAATGATGTTAACGTTAAAATTGGTTATCTTTTCTCAGTAATGTCACCATTATTTACAATGGTTAGCCAATTGGCCATTGCTGGTTCAATTTGGTTTGTTGGAAATCAAGTTGGTAAACACCCACTTTGGATTGCTAGTGTTTCATCATTTACGAATTATTTGATGCAAATTATGATGGCCGTTATTATTGGTGGAATGGTGATGTCATTTGCGGCGCGTGGATTAGTTTCTATTAAGCGAATTAAAGAAGTGATTGATACTGAACCAACAATGACTTTTGAACAAGATGTACCAGAACAAGATTTGGTTGGATCAGTTGAATTTGATGATGTTTCATTTAGCTACCCTAATGATGATATGGTGGTCTTGAAAGATATTTCATTTAAGGCGCAAGCTGGTGAAATGATTGGAATTGTTGGAGCAACGGGTTCAGGTAAAACTACCTTAGCTCAATTAATGGCACGTCTTTTTGACCCTAGTAAGGGAACGGTCAAAATTGGGGGTGTTGATTTAAAGCAGGTTAATGAAAAGTCATTACGGCAAACTGTTTCATATGTTTTGCAACGAGCGACCCTTTTCTCTGGAAAAATTGCCGATAATCTACGGCAAGGGAAGAATGATGCTACTGAGCATGACATGAAGCGAGCAACAGAAATTGCTCAAGCTGCTGAATTTATCGAACGATATGAAGATGTATATGATCATCCGGTTGAGGAGCGTTCTTCAAACTTCTCAGGTGGTCAAAAACAACGTCTATCGATTGCTCGTGGAGTTATTGCTGACCCTAAGATTCTGATTTTAGATGATTCAACTTCTGCTTTGGATGCTAAGTCAGAAAAGTTGGTTAAAGAAGCTTTGGATCGTGATTTAAAGGACACGACGACCTTTATTATTGCTGAAAAGATTTCTTCTGTCATTAATGCTGATCGTATCTTAGTTTTGGATGAAGGAAAATTAGTTGGTATGGGAAGTCACCAAGAATTAATTAAGAATTCAGCGGTTTACCAAGAAATTTACGCAACACAAAAGGCGCAGGAGGTAAATAACTAA
- the hflX gene encoding GTPase HflX, with protein sequence MHENEENPRVAVLLIGLDRNDPQFDYQMTELANLTEANQMEVVSTLTQKLDRPVAATYFGKGKVEELKEAVAFHEVTMVVANDELSPSQIRNLEAQTGASILDRTALILDIFASRAKTRLAQLQIEMAQLQYQLPRLRTSMNVRLDQQTGGGGGSFTSRGSGETKLETNRRLIEHQISMIKKEITEIEADDQNRRKYRDKQAIKSVALVGYTNAGKSTYMNELVKRYGENQEKTVFQADMLFATLETSVRKLNLPDNQTFLLSDTVGFVSKLPHNLVAAFRATLAEAAQADVLLQVVDYSDPNYKAMMDTTTQTLKEIGITDLPMITVYNKADRMIDIKYPERTDDTLILSALDSSSLDMLVDTLHQKLFADLKEYTLLIPFSDGQIVAELNDDANVTSTEYLEEGTQMKVILTPVQASRLAQYIQE encoded by the coding sequence ATGCATGAAAATGAGGAAAACCCTCGTGTAGCTGTCTTGTTAATCGGATTGGATCGAAATGATCCACAATTTGATTATCAAATGACGGAATTGGCTAATTTAACCGAGGCCAATCAGATGGAAGTTGTTTCTACGCTAACTCAAAAGTTAGATCGTCCTGTAGCAGCCACTTATTTTGGAAAAGGTAAAGTCGAAGAGTTAAAGGAAGCAGTTGCTTTTCATGAAGTAACGATGGTTGTAGCAAATGATGAACTATCACCTTCGCAAATTCGTAATTTAGAGGCACAAACTGGGGCTTCAATCTTAGATCGAACGGCTTTGATTTTAGATATTTTTGCTTCTCGAGCTAAAACTCGATTAGCTCAGTTGCAAATTGAAATGGCCCAACTGCAATATCAACTACCACGTTTGCGGACTAGTATGAATGTACGGTTGGATCAACAAACTGGTGGTGGGGGCGGTAGTTTTACCAGTCGTGGATCTGGTGAAACTAAGCTCGAAACGAATCGACGTTTAATTGAGCATCAAATTTCAATGATTAAAAAAGAAATTACTGAGATTGAAGCTGATGATCAAAATCGGCGCAAGTATCGCGATAAGCAGGCGATTAAGAGTGTGGCTTTGGTTGGATATACCAATGCTGGAAAATCCACTTATATGAATGAGCTTGTGAAGCGTTATGGTGAGAATCAAGAAAAAACGGTTTTCCAAGCTGACATGTTGTTTGCAACTTTAGAAACATCCGTTCGTAAATTGAATTTACCTGATAACCAAACTTTCCTCTTATCAGATACAGTAGGATTTGTTTCTAAATTACCGCATAATTTGGTGGCGGCCTTTAGAGCAACATTAGCAGAAGCGGCTCAAGCAGATGTATTACTACAAGTGGTAGACTATTCAGATCCAAATTACAAAGCGATGATGGACACAACCACCCAAACTTTGAAGGAAATTGGAATCACTGATCTACCAATGATTACTGTTTATAATAAGGCTGATCGGATGATTGATATTAAATATCCAGAACGTACTGATGATACGCTAATTTTGTCGGCATTAGATTCTTCATCATTAGATATGTTGGTTGATACTTTACATCAAAAATTATTCGCTGATTTGAAGGAATACACATTATTAATTCCTTTTTCTGATGGACAAATTGTTGCCGAATTAAATGATGACGCAAATGTTACTTCAACTGAATATTTAGAAGAAGGAACCCAGATGAAAGTTATCTTGACGCCCGTACAAGCGAGTCGTCTAGCACAATATATTCAAGAATAG
- a CDS encoding histidine phosphatase family protein, translating to MSFNLYLVRHGQTYLNKYNRMQGWSDAPLTDKGITDGLAAGNRLANVKFDHVYSSDLSRAVHTAEYIMENNKATDTKLTPTQLPEFREQFFGSFEGLPSSELAADIKKRYNLDNVADYGDLMKAMTQEEVLDAIAAADAEGDAEDARAFWQRLEAGLKYLKDHTKDGENILVVAHGTLIRNLSGKYAGREYTYSSMYNGSISKWAIDDDQMKLEVFNDIEKVW from the coding sequence ATGAGCTTTAATCTTTATTTAGTCCGACATGGACAAACATATTTAAATAAATATAATCGGATGCAGGGGTGGTCTGATGCACCGTTGACTGATAAAGGAATTACAGATGGTTTGGCTGCTGGAAACCGGTTGGCTAACGTGAAGTTTGATCATGTTTATTCTTCTGACTTATCACGTGCAGTACACACTGCTGAATATATTATGGAGAACAATAAAGCTACAGATACTAAGTTGACTCCTACACAATTACCAGAATTTAGGGAACAATTTTTCGGATCATTTGAAGGATTACCAAGTAGTGAATTAGCGGCTGATATTAAAAAACGTTACAATCTTGATAATGTTGCGGATTATGGGGATTTGATGAAGGCAATGACACAAGAAGAAGTTCTGGATGCAATTGCGGCGGCTGATGCTGAGGGGGATGCTGAGGATGCCAGAGCTTTCTGGCAACGTCTTGAAGCAGGTTTGAAATATTTAAAAGACCATACAAAAGATGGTGAAAATATTTTAGTAGTTGCACATGGAACGCTTATCCGGAATTTATCTGGAAAGTATGCTGGTCGGGAGTACACCTATTCAAGTATGTATAATGGTTCAATTTCAAAATGGGCCATTGATGACGACCAGATGAAATTAGAAGTTTTTAACGATATTGAGAAAGTATGGTGA
- a CDS encoding phosphoglycerate dehydrogenase produces MSKVLLPDTIPSEGEQIFNAAGIEIIHGTGRSAEKMMQEGSDASAVLIGTQNFDAQIMDSMPNLKVIARNGVGYDAVDIDAATARNIKVVNTPFALNDSVAETAITELLAISKNIFWDTKSIYDGQWNYKKTHPGNDVFGKTVGILGFGRIGHVVAEKLAGFNVKIIAHDPFAKATENVEMVSREELFVMSDYVLVHLPAIDSTKHSIGMAEFKKMKETAYFINMARGVIVVEPELVQALQQHEIAGAALDVFEEEPLSMDNPLLELDNVLLTPHIASNTIETKRKMAIDAANDIVAILNGDLAKSVVNP; encoded by the coding sequence ATGTCTAAAGTATTATTACCAGATACGATTCCGTCTGAAGGTGAACAAATTTTTAATGCGGCTGGAATTGAAATAATTCATGGAACGGGTCGTAGCGCAGAAAAAATGATGCAAGAAGGTTCAGATGCTTCAGCCGTCTTGATTGGAACTCAGAATTTTGACGCTCAAATTATGGATTCGATGCCAAATTTGAAAGTTATTGCTCGAAATGGAGTTGGTTATGACGCGGTTGATATCGATGCAGCAACTGCTAGGAATATTAAAGTAGTCAATACACCTTTTGCATTGAATGATTCTGTGGCTGAAACAGCGATCACAGAGTTATTGGCCATTAGTAAAAATATTTTCTGGGATACAAAATCGATTTATGATGGTCAGTGGAATTACAAAAAAACACATCCGGGAAACGATGTTTTTGGTAAAACTGTTGGAATTTTAGGTTTTGGGAGAATTGGGCATGTAGTTGCTGAAAAATTAGCTGGATTTAACGTCAAAATTATTGCTCATGATCCGTTTGCGAAAGCAACTGAGAATGTTGAAATGGTTTCACGTGAAGAATTATTTGTTATGTCTGATTATGTTTTGGTACATCTACCAGCAATAGATAGTACAAAACATTCAATTGGCATGGCCGAATTTAAAAAGATGAAAGAAACGGCCTATTTTATCAATATGGCACGTGGTGTAATCGTTGTTGAGCCCGAATTAGTACAGGCTTTGCAACAACATGAAATTGCGGGGGCAGCCTTAGATGTATTTGAGGAAGAACCATTATCAATGGATAATCCATTATTGGAATTAGATAATGTCCTTCTGACTCCCCATATCGCATCTAATACGATTGAAACGAAACGAAAAATGGCGATTGATGCTGCTAATGATATTGTCGCAATTCTGAACGGTGATTTAGCAAAGTCAGTAGTTAATCCATAA
- a CDS encoding sugar kinase — protein MSELITLGEPIVTFMSKDLDQGLVDSINYYKFLGGAELNVLIGASRLGHTTDYISQVGQDPLGDFAVKEIQKYGVGNKYISEDPTNWTAFQLKELISQGDPKTSNFRRNSAAAHLTPEKMDQIHLTDVKMVHLSGIFPAISEQAEETFRHFANMVVENGIMTTFDPNLRPALWTSESKMIQTINDLAKYGEIILPGINEGEILVGSRDPEVIADFYLNNSDLTHTVVVKLGSAGAYVKKSDGSSYTVDGFKVGKVVDTVGAGDGFALGLITGLLEGLSMKEAVIRANAVGALQVQTMGDNDGYPNKQQLTEFLNNNK, from the coding sequence ATGAGTGAATTAATAACATTAGGAGAGCCAATTGTTACGTTTATGTCTAAAGACTTAGATCAAGGACTTGTTGATAGTATTAACTATTATAAATTTCTAGGTGGTGCAGAGTTAAATGTTTTGATAGGGGCTAGTCGTCTAGGGCATACTACGGACTATATATCACAGGTTGGACAAGATCCATTGGGGGATTTTGCAGTAAAAGAAATTCAAAAATATGGGGTGGGTAATAAATATATTTCAGAGGATCCAACGAATTGGACAGCTTTTCAATTAAAAGAATTAATTAGTCAAGGTGACCCTAAAACTAGTAATTTCCGACGTAATTCGGCTGCTGCTCATTTAACACCTGAAAAAATGGATCAAATTCATTTGACTGATGTTAAGATGGTACATTTATCAGGTATCTTTCCAGCAATATCAGAACAAGCTGAAGAAACTTTTCGTCATTTTGCTAACATGGTTGTGGAAAATGGAATTATGACTACTTTTGATCCTAATTTGCGGCCAGCACTATGGACATCAGAATCTAAAATGATTCAAACCATTAATGATTTGGCTAAATATGGTGAGATTATTTTACCGGGTATTAATGAAGGTGAAATTTTGGTTGGGAGTCGAGATCCTGAAGTGATTGCTGATTTTTATTTGAACAATAGTGATTTAACTCATACAGTCGTGGTGAAATTAGGATCTGCTGGAGCATATGTTAAAAAAAGTGATGGATCTAGTTACACCGTTGATGGTTTTAAGGTTGGTAAGGTGGTTGATACGGTTGGAGCAGGGGATGGCTTTGCTTTAGGCCTGATTACTGGATTGTTGGAAGGCTTATCAATGAAAGAGGCTGTAATTCGTGCGAATGCGGTGGGAGCTTTGCAGGTTCAAACCATGGGCGATAATGATGGTTACCCAAATAAACAACAATTAACGGAATTTTTAAATAATAATAAATGA
- a CDS encoding sugar phosphate isomerase/epimerase family protein — protein sequence MINSKIVLNNLVFAQQKDAGMSQLEMLKIVQKLKVTSAELRREYFDNIEEEILPILKFMKNVPLRLFYSVPDALFVHGELNSKLDQYFEEAKQLNIYAIKFNIGDFQGLTGAIITKLTNLIDTGIQINVENDQTQESGRLNVMRKFMQVVTDAGLSIGYVYDMGNWRFVGEDELKAAQSLAKYVRYIHVKDGQGFESSARTLLLGKGEIDWKNILMILPHDVPVALEYPTPDIAAIENGIDMLNDYLGDR from the coding sequence ATGATTAATTCAAAGATTGTTTTAAACAACTTAGTGTTCGCCCAACAAAAGGATGCGGGAATGAGTCAATTAGAGATGTTAAAAATTGTTCAAAAATTAAAGGTTACTTCAGCTGAATTACGGCGGGAATATTTTGACAATATTGAAGAAGAAATTTTACCAATTCTAAAATTCATGAAAAACGTACCATTGCGATTATTTTATTCAGTTCCAGATGCATTATTTGTACACGGAGAGTTAAATTCAAAATTAGATCAATATTTTGAGGAAGCTAAACAGCTTAACATTTATGCGATTAAATTTAATATTGGTGATTTTCAAGGCCTTACGGGAGCGATTATAACCAAATTAACAAACTTGATTGATACCGGAATTCAAATCAATGTTGAAAATGATCAAACGCAAGAGTCTGGCCGTCTGAATGTAATGCGCAAATTTATGCAGGTAGTAACTGATGCCGGACTATCAATTGGTTATGTTTATGATATGGGAAATTGGCGTTTTGTAGGAGAAGATGAATTAAAAGCTGCACAGTCATTAGCAAAATATGTTCGTTATATTCATGTTAAGGATGGTCAAGGATTTGAAAGCTCAGCTCGAACGCTGTTATTAGGAAAGGGTGAGATAGATTGGAAAAATATTTTAATGATTTTACCTCATGATGTACCGGTTGCTTTGGAATATCCTACACCAGATATAGCAGCTATTGAAAATGGAATTGACATGTTAAATGATTATTTAGGAGATCGTTGA
- a CDS encoding LacI family DNA-binding transcriptional regulator — protein MNKKITINEIAKSANVSKTTVSRFLNKKYENMSEATKTKIEETIKSYGYQPNRQAQTLKTNSSLTIGISVADLSNLYTSRLLKGISQAVLDTNYQLLIMDADNHIERELSNLQMLLNENVDGIILQPLSHLPAQYQLLTERNLPVIQVDRYVEPFTFPAVVSDNFQKSLEIADLIQAKSYEQVIVIANKISGISSRMNRFDGLSNALFDTSIAVTLIEIDLDDAWQTHLTSLIQKNIRSAIFALNGQVLWEVVRYLQTKHIQYPDDVGLIGYDDDNFADLIQPGISVIKQEPLQIGQSAADQLLSNLQNNAPLSIENMRIPATIELRESI, from the coding sequence ATGAATAAAAAAATTACAATTAATGAAATAGCCAAAAGTGCCAATGTTTCAAAAACAACAGTTTCTCGTTTTTTAAATAAAAAATATGAAAATATGTCAGAGGCAACAAAAACTAAAATTGAAGAAACAATTAAATCCTATGGTTATCAACCTAATCGTCAAGCTCAAACCCTCAAAACCAATTCATCATTAACCATTGGTATTTCGGTTGCCGACTTATCAAATTTATATACTTCGAGACTATTGAAAGGAATCAGTCAAGCTGTTTTAGATACCAACTATCAACTGTTAATTATGGATGCTGATAATCATATCGAACGAGAATTGAGTAATCTACAAATGTTATTAAATGAAAATGTTGATGGGATAATATTGCAGCCTTTATCTCATCTTCCAGCACAATATCAATTATTAACTGAGCGTAATCTTCCAGTCATTCAAGTAGATCGATATGTAGAACCTTTCACTTTTCCGGCTGTAGTGTCCGATAATTTTCAAAAATCACTAGAAATTGCTGATTTAATTCAAGCAAAATCTTACGAACAAGTGATTGTCATAGCTAATAAAATTTCTGGAATAAGCAGTCGTATGAATCGCTTCGATGGTTTGTCCAATGCTCTATTTGACACATCAATTGCAGTGACTTTGATTGAAATTGATCTAGATGATGCTTGGCAGACTCATCTAACTTCTCTAATTCAAAAAAATATTAGAAGTGCTATTTTTGCTTTAAATGGACAGGTTTTATGGGAAGTTGTTCGCTACCTACAAACTAAACATATTCAATATCCGGACGATGTTGGATTAATTGGTTATGATGATGATAACTTCGCTGATCTAATTCAACCAGGAATTTCAGTGATCAAACAAGAACCACTCCAAATTGGGCAATCAGCTGCTGATCAGCTACTATCTAACTTACAAAATAACGCTCCTCTATCCATCGAAAATATGCGAATTCCCGCTACGATTGAACTTCGTGAATCAATTTAA
- a CDS encoding exodeoxyribonuclease III has translation MELISWNIDSLNAAVEHKSARGEMTWAVLQEIAAQKPAVFAIQETKAKKTGLTKKQTETMAELFAGYYQYANISTGRPGYAGTMMLSQKEPVSVEYPTIGAPGEMDLEGRIITLEFDEYFVTTVYTPNSGSELGRLEDRQAWDLAFKEYLQTLDQQKPVIVSGDFNVAHQDIDLKNPKSNHHSAGFTDEERTSFTELLAAGFIDTFRTLSPTVEQVYTWWAQISRTSKQNNSGWRIDYYLASNRLKDKLKGFKVLDTGARKDHAPIKVVFDF, from the coding sequence ATGGAATTAATATCATGGAATATTGATAGTTTAAATGCAGCTGTGGAACATAAATCAGCTCGTGGGGAAATGACGTGGGCAGTCCTACAAGAAATTGCAGCCCAAAAGCCAGCGGTCTTTGCGATTCAAGAAACTAAGGCCAAAAAAACGGGATTAACGAAAAAACAGACAGAAACCATGGCAGAATTGTTTGCAGGTTATTATCAATATGCCAATATTAGTACTGGCCGTCCGGGATACGCCGGAACAATGATGTTAAGTCAAAAGGAACCGGTCAGCGTAGAATATCCAACGATTGGTGCACCAGGTGAAATGGATTTAGAAGGACGTATTATCACTCTCGAATTTGATGAATATTTTGTAACGACGGTTTATACGCCAAATTCTGGTTCGGAATTAGGTCGACTAGAAGATCGTCAGGCATGGGATCTCGCCTTTAAAGAATACTTACAGACTTTGGACCAACAAAAGCCTGTTATTGTTAGCGGCGATTTTAACGTGGCACATCAAGATATTGATTTAAAGAATCCAAAAAGCAATCACCATTCAGCTGGCTTTACCGATGAAGAACGGACTAGTTTTACCGAACTTTTGGCAGCTGGGTTTATTGATACATTCCGAACATTGAGTCCAACGGTAGAGCAAGTGTATACGTGGTGGGCTCAAATTAGTCGCACTTCTAAGCAAAATAATAGTGGATGGCGAATTGATTACTATCTAGCCTCAAATCGATTAAAAGATAAATTAAAAGGTTTTAAAGTTCTAGATACAGGTGCACGGAAAGACCATGCCCCTATTAAAGTTGTTTTTGATTTTTAA
- a CDS encoding FGGY family carbohydrate kinase, whose protein sequence is MKYTLEIRMAGERMVGIIEDENGNQQEVSEFYQQTWSEQLNEMNLKAMGSFFQMFVQKITKSLPQRSDITTIQLHDNIDGWAFLDKNGQTLQSANFKNELLPTFTGYLKAMRLNGIVGQLERKAGAEFSVNTPLLAALWFKNEHADQYEKLAYFVSFQEYLHYLFTGKNQIMPHLAARTGLYDLRHNGWDPQALAFVGFNEKMLPDVVKVEDFEDQIIPEFSKKLGLNKDTKIKW, encoded by the coding sequence ATGAAATACACATTAGAAATTAGAATGGCCGGCGAACGGATGGTTGGAATTATCGAAGATGAAAATGGTAATCAACAAGAAGTTAGTGAATTTTATCAACAGACTTGGTCAGAACAATTGAACGAGATGAATTTAAAAGCTATGGGAAGTTTCTTTCAAATGTTTGTTCAAAAAATAACGAAGAGTTTACCCCAACGTTCTGATATCACTACGATTCAGTTACATGATAATATCGATGGGTGGGCATTTTTAGATAAAAATGGTCAAACTTTACAGAGTGCTAATTTTAAAAATGAATTATTACCTACGTTTACTGGCTATCTAAAAGCGATGCGCTTGAATGGAATTGTTGGACAATTGGAACGCAAAGCAGGCGCTGAATTTTCGGTAAATACGCCTTTGTTAGCGGCGCTTTGGTTCAAAAATGAGCATGCTGATCAATATGAAAAATTAGCCTATTTTGTTAGCTTTCAAGAGTATTTACATTATCTCTTCACAGGAAAAAATCAAATTATGCCACATTTAGCGGCACGGACTGGTTTATATGATTTAAGACATAATGGATGGGATCCTCAAGCTTTAGCCTTTGTTGGATTTAATGAAAAAATGTTACCAGACGTGGTGAAAGTGGAAGATTTTGAAGATCAGATTATACCTGAATTTTCTAAAAAATTAGGTTTGAATAAGGATACCAAAATTAAGTGGTAG